GCGGTGGCGGGCATGGGCAAGCGCGGCGAGAAGGTCGTGTCCGCCCTGGACACCTTCGCCAAGGTCATGTTCGGCGTCATCAAGATCGTCATGTACGCGGCGCCGATCGGCGCGTTCGGCGGCATCGCCTACACGATCGGCAAGTTCGGCGGCACGATCCTGGGCAAGCTCGCCTGGCTGATGGGCTCGTTCTACGCCACCTGCCTGCTGTTCATCCTCGTGGTGCTGGGCGGTGTGGCGCTCTACGCCGGGTTCTCGATCTTCAAGTTCCTGCGTTACATCAAGGACGAGCTGCTGATCGTGCTGGGCACGTCGTCGTCGGAGTCGGTGCTGCCGCGCATGCTGGTGAAGCTGGAGGCGGCGGGCGCGGACAAGTCCGTGGTGGGCCTGACCATCCCGACCGGGTACTCGTTCAACCTCGACGGCACGTGCATCTACCTGACCATGGGCGCGATCTTCATCGCCCAGGCGACCGGGCACGACGTGGGCGTGGGCACGCAGATCGGCCTGCTGCTGTTCATGCTGCTGGCGTCCAAGGGCGCGGCGGGTGTGACGGGCGCGGGCCTGGTGACGCTGGCCGCCTCGCTGACGGCGTTCGAGGCCAACAGCGCGATCCCGGCCGTGGGCATCGCGCTGATCGTGGGCATCGACCGGTTCATGTCGGAGGCGCGGGCCATCACCAACGTCATCGGCAACGGCGTGGGCACCCTCGTGGTGGCCCGCTGGCAGGGCCAGCTCGACCGGGCGCGGCTCAAGGAAGTCCTGGAC
This DNA window, taken from Saccharothrix variisporea, encodes the following:
- the dctA gene encoding C4-dicarboxylate transporter DctA, which codes for MVTAPTRERKPIYKHLYFWVLVSIVLGVIVGYAFPAQAAGMKWLADFFVALVKVVIAPTIFCTVVVGIAGLGNLAKAGGLALRTILYFTAMTTVALAIGLIVVNIVAPGHHGPAIPLNGDAAAKTLADAKTAETGVTGFILSLVPKSFVGAFTDGQLIQVLLVAVLVAIAVAGMGKRGEKVVSALDTFAKVMFGVIKIVMYAAPIGAFGGIAYTIGKFGGTILGKLAWLMGSFYATCLLFILVVLGGVALYAGFSIFKFLRYIKDELLIVLGTSSSESVLPRMLVKLEAAGADKSVVGLTIPTGYSFNLDGTCIYLTMGAIFIAQATGHDVGVGTQIGLLLFMLLASKGAAGVTGAGLVTLAASLTAFEANSAIPAVGIALIVGIDRFMSEARAITNVIGNGVGTLVVARWQGQLDRARLKEVLDNPSQVDVDELLDRQHADDHADDRVPVGAGRAS